In one window of Pseudobythopirellula maris DNA:
- a CDS encoding signal peptidase II, whose protein sequence is MDESAPPTNRETSPAPLPPVAASRYAVFLMVAGLACLLDLVTKSWVFSWDGKLTGHVDWLWPGYVGIQTSLNEGALFGMGQGQVFWFAALSCLAVVAIPLWLFAWRAAHDWTVTLCLGFVMGGVLGNLYDRLGMPGELWPGYHPHAGETVYAVRDWILLQLSDAWRWPNFNLADSFLVVGALVLMLRAFTEPAPRDAALRESETTQEGPAHSGRS, encoded by the coding sequence ATGGACGAATCCGCACCACCCACCAACCGCGAGACGTCGCCGGCGCCGCTCCCTCCTGTGGCTGCGAGTCGGTACGCCGTGTTTTTGATGGTCGCCGGATTGGCGTGCCTGCTCGATCTCGTCACGAAGTCGTGGGTTTTCTCCTGGGACGGCAAGCTCACAGGCCACGTTGACTGGCTCTGGCCAGGCTATGTCGGCATACAAACCAGCCTGAACGAAGGCGCCTTGTTCGGCATGGGCCAAGGCCAGGTCTTCTGGTTCGCGGCGCTCAGCTGCTTGGCGGTCGTCGCCATACCGCTCTGGCTGTTCGCGTGGCGGGCTGCCCACGACTGGACCGTCACGCTGTGCCTCGGCTTCGTGATGGGTGGCGTGCTCGGCAATCTGTACGACCGCCTCGGCATGCCCGGCGAACTCTGGCCCGGTTACCACCCGCACGCGGGCGAAACCGTGTACGCCGTCCGCGATTGGATCTTGCTGCAACTCAGCGACGCTTGGCGGTGGCCCAACTTCAACCTCGCCGACTCGTTCTTAGTGGTCGGCGCCTTGGTGCTCATGCTGCGTGCGTTTACCGAGCCCGCGCCGCGAGACGCCGCCTTGCGGGAAAGCGAAACCACCCAAGAAGGTCCCGCGCACTCAGGCCGCAGCTAA
- a CDS encoding RrF2 family transcriptional regulator, producing MKISRTVAYAIQALMQLANAEPGCTTSCNSLSKRGKMPERFLLQILRNLVRHGMLKSVRGVEGGYVLIKSPEQISLLSLCEALDHGLEPVVPEVEGLSPQTRDALLGVVSKASSAASHELSEITLQDLLRHDQEHASASPPASTAAPPPSGPHIAGSPQRSEFAAGG from the coding sequence ATGAAGATATCTAGAACGGTCGCTTACGCCATCCAGGCTTTGATGCAGTTGGCCAATGCCGAACCGGGCTGCACCACTTCGTGCAACTCGCTCTCGAAGCGAGGCAAGATGCCCGAGCGGTTCCTGCTGCAGATCTTGCGCAACTTGGTGCGTCATGGCATGCTCAAGTCAGTGCGCGGCGTCGAGGGTGGATACGTGCTGATCAAATCTCCCGAACAAATCTCCCTGCTGTCGCTGTGCGAGGCGCTCGACCACGGCCTCGAGCCGGTGGTGCCCGAAGTCGAGGGACTCTCACCTCAAACCCGCGACGCACTGTTGGGCGTGGTCAGCAAAGCTTCGTCGGCGGCCAGCCACGAGTTGAGCGAGATCACGCTCCAAGACTTGCTGCGTCACGACCAAGAACACGCCAGCGCGAGCCCACCGGCGAGCACTGCGGCGCCGCCCCCCAGCGGTCCCCACATCGCGGGTTCGCCGCAACGCTCCGAGTTTGCCGCAGGCGGCTAG
- a CDS encoding MotA/TolQ/ExbB proton channel family protein, translated as MSGITRIANWILSQPFVWGGLCGLVFYALLSSGVGSTSFVERYFNSHWVSRLTTTMFFIGAASLVMRLLYIQTQRHWLGKPLFDAPPAGGQPPEEAARMLDTLGALPDGPRESLLVRRLSGALEHVRRKNGAEDLDDKLRHLEEIDLGAMSSGYALVRLVIWAVPILGFLGTVIGITIAIAELNPEYLKDSLTTVTAGLGTAFDTTALALALSMPLMFGKFAVERHEEELLNEIDSRVSAELVGRFQVYGATTDPNVASIRRMSEQVVRAVEVMAARQADLWKSTIDETNQQWSVVVEATGATLTDSISTGLRKSLADHARGLNMGVEQQLAKLNESLGVQSLTVQAAIEEQAASLSALTSGCLEQLRMSAEGHADRLTTGADEMIGGLRTGLERMAELLVEALQQHGAELTGAEQELARENRRHLSEVEAALGEAMVVAADRQEKLVGRSETVLSEMQRALVASAEATVGHQEQLIKQGDVLLKVVESTREVRRLEEALNSNLSALSRSQDLEETLLSLSASIQLLSARTGRGASLPGTDNPATHHAA; from the coding sequence GTGTCGGGGATCACTCGAATCGCCAATTGGATCCTGAGCCAACCATTCGTTTGGGGCGGGCTTTGCGGCCTGGTGTTCTACGCCCTGCTGAGCAGCGGGGTGGGATCGACCTCGTTCGTGGAGCGGTACTTCAACTCGCACTGGGTGTCGCGGCTCACAACGACCATGTTCTTCATCGGCGCCGCGTCGCTGGTGATGCGCTTGCTGTACATCCAGACCCAGCGTCACTGGCTGGGCAAGCCGCTGTTCGACGCCCCGCCTGCCGGCGGCCAGCCGCCCGAAGAGGCGGCGCGCATGCTCGACACGCTCGGCGCGTTGCCCGATGGGCCACGCGAGTCGCTGCTCGTGCGGCGGCTGAGCGGCGCCCTGGAGCATGTCCGCCGCAAGAACGGCGCGGAGGACCTCGACGACAAGCTGCGTCACCTCGAAGAGATCGACTTGGGCGCCATGTCGTCCGGCTACGCCTTGGTGCGACTTGTCATCTGGGCGGTGCCGATCCTAGGCTTCCTCGGCACGGTGATCGGCATCACGATCGCCATCGCCGAACTCAACCCCGAGTATCTCAAGGACTCACTCACCACGGTGACCGCCGGTCTGGGCACGGCCTTCGACACCACGGCGCTCGCGCTGGCGTTGTCAATGCCGCTGATGTTCGGCAAGTTCGCCGTCGAGCGGCACGAAGAGGAGCTGCTGAACGAGATCGACAGCCGTGTCTCGGCTGAGCTGGTGGGGCGTTTTCAGGTGTACGGCGCCACGACCGATCCGAACGTAGCGTCGATCCGCCGCATGAGCGAACAGGTGGTGCGGGCCGTCGAGGTGATGGCCGCCCGCCAGGCCGACCTCTGGAAGTCGACGATCGACGAGACCAACCAACAGTGGTCCGTGGTGGTCGAGGCTACCGGCGCCACGCTGACCGACTCGATCTCGACCGGCCTGCGGAAGAGCCTCGCCGATCACGCCCGTGGCCTGAACATGGGGGTCGAGCAGCAACTGGCCAAGCTCAACGAGAGCCTCGGCGTGCAATCGCTTACCGTGCAGGCGGCGATCGAGGAGCAGGCCGCTTCGCTCTCGGCTCTGACGTCCGGCTGCCTGGAGCAGCTGCGGATGTCGGCCGAAGGACACGCCGACCGGCTCACGACCGGCGCCGATGAGATGATCGGAGGCCTGCGGACCGGGCTCGAGCGGATGGCGGAGTTGCTCGTCGAGGCGTTGCAGCAGCACGGCGCCGAGCTCACCGGCGCCGAGCAAGAGTTGGCCCGCGAGAACCGCCGCCACCTCTCGGAGGTCGAGGCCGCGCTCGGCGAGGCGATGGTGGTCGCCGCCGACCGCCAGGAGAAGCTGGTCGGCCGCAGCGAGACGGTGCTCAGTGAGATGCAGCGGGCGCTCGTCGCATCGGCCGAGGCGACCGTAGGCCACCAGGAGCAGCTGATCAAGCAGGGCGACGTGTTGCTGAAGGTCGTCGAGTCGACCCGTGAGGTGCGGCGGCTCGAGGAAGCGCTCAACAGCAACCTCTCGGCCCTGAGTCGCTCGCAAGATCTCGAAGAGACACTGTTGAGCCTGTCGGCGTCGATTCAGCTGCTCAGCGCTCGGACGGGCCGCGGCGCGTCGCTTCCCGGCACCGACAACCCCGCCACGCATCACGCCGCATGA
- a CDS encoding M24 family metallopeptidase, whose amino-acid sequence MTRHTKRRDKLRKTLRKEKVDALLVTNFTNVTYLTGFFGDDSYLLVTPDDELLVSDARFTTQIEEECPGLATFIRQPGERMTDSVADAVGERKIERLGVEADSMTLGLRNALADKLTGVDLAPTSGLVEGLRLIKDRDEIDSTRAACMQAKRAFEVVRAGWDPAMTELDVAHELERQARRFGATKLSFPPIIAVGERAALPHAIPTDKKIGDAPFTLIDWGADAGPYISDLTRMVCMGKPSVKFTKIYNLVLKAQVAAIEAIRPGAICEDVDAVARKIITRGGFGKEFGHGLGHGTGLEVHEAPRFSRGQKTELRPGMIVTVEPGIYLPGWGGVRIEDDILVTKTGFEVLTDVPKRLEECVV is encoded by the coding sequence ATGACACGCCACACCAAGCGACGCGACAAGCTGCGTAAGACCCTCCGCAAGGAGAAGGTCGACGCCCTGCTGGTCACCAACTTCACGAACGTCACGTACCTGACCGGCTTCTTCGGCGACGACAGCTACCTGCTCGTCACGCCCGACGACGAGCTGCTGGTGAGCGACGCCCGCTTCACGACCCAGATCGAGGAGGAGTGCCCCGGGCTCGCAACGTTCATCCGCCAACCAGGCGAGCGGATGACCGACAGTGTGGCCGACGCCGTTGGCGAGCGCAAAATCGAGCGGCTTGGGGTCGAGGCCGACTCGATGACCCTGGGGCTCCGCAACGCGCTGGCCGACAAGCTCACTGGTGTCGACCTCGCCCCCACCAGCGGGTTGGTCGAGGGGCTGCGGCTTATCAAAGATCGCGACGAGATCGACAGCACCCGCGCCGCCTGCATGCAGGCCAAAAGGGCGTTCGAGGTCGTGCGGGCTGGCTGGGACCCGGCGATGACGGAGCTCGATGTCGCCCACGAGTTGGAACGCCAGGCCCGTCGGTTCGGCGCTACGAAGCTCAGCTTCCCGCCGATCATCGCCGTGGGCGAACGGGCCGCGTTGCCGCACGCCATCCCCACCGACAAGAAGATCGGCGACGCCCCGTTCACGCTGATCGATTGGGGCGCCGACGCCGGCCCTTACATCAGCGACCTCACGCGCATGGTCTGCATGGGCAAGCCGTCGGTCAAGTTCACCAAGATCTACAACTTGGTGCTCAAGGCCCAGGTGGCGGCGATCGAGGCGATCCGCCCCGGCGCCATCTGCGAGGACGTCGACGCCGTGGCGCGCAAGATCATCACCCGTGGCGGCTTCGGCAAGGAGTTCGGCCACGGCTTGGGCCACGGCACCGGCCTCGAGGTCCACGAGGCGCCGCGGTTCTCCCGCGGGCAGAAGACCGAGTTGCGGCCCGGCATGATCGTCACGGTCGAGCCGGGCATTTACTTGCCGGGCTGGGGCGGAGTCAGGATCGAGGACGATATCCTGGTCACCAAGACCGGATTCGAAGTCCTCACCGACGTGCCCAAACGGCTTGAGGAGTGCGTGGTTTAG
- the thrC gene encoding threonine synthase: MTKTGLAFQQCIMPGCGATYDVGEVRTSCDKCGALLDIAYDWDRLAPPDSLKWFESKWSRRNEPLCRSGVWRFRELLPFAPAEKIVTIGEGQTPLHPSVGVAKYIGLEQDKLFLQYEGMNPSGSFKDNGMTAAFSHAHMIGAKRAACASTGNTSASLALYCCMSKLMQAVIFIGSGKISYGKLSQALDYGALTMQIAGDFDDAMQRVREISQKLGIYLVNSVNPFRLEGQKTIMLRVLESLDWEVPDWIVVPGGNLGNSSSFGKAFSELKELGLIDRVPRLAIINAAGADTLFELHENRGLRWNGGNPDRKIVDSYHAELDAAGQRADTIASAIEINRPVNLDKCLRALEQCHGVVREATDQQILDAKSQVGASGLGCEPASAASVAGAKMLREEGVIEPGERVVCILTGHQLKDPTATVAYHTSDQAEFNRVLGSRGVNTAAYANRAVQVENDLDAIVRAIQLNS; this comes from the coding sequence ATGACCAAGACCGGCTTGGCTTTTCAGCAGTGCATCATGCCCGGCTGTGGCGCGACGTACGACGTCGGCGAGGTCCGCACGAGCTGCGACAAATGCGGGGCGCTGCTCGATATCGCCTACGACTGGGACCGGCTTGCGCCGCCTGACTCGCTCAAGTGGTTCGAGTCGAAATGGTCACGCCGCAACGAGCCGCTCTGCCGCAGCGGCGTGTGGCGGTTCCGCGAGCTGCTGCCGTTCGCCCCGGCGGAGAAGATCGTCACGATCGGCGAGGGCCAGACCCCGCTGCACCCTTCGGTCGGCGTCGCCAAGTACATCGGCCTCGAACAAGACAAACTCTTCCTGCAGTACGAGGGGATGAACCCCTCGGGCAGCTTCAAAGACAACGGCATGACGGCTGCCTTCAGCCACGCCCACATGATTGGCGCCAAGCGTGCGGCGTGCGCGTCGACCGGCAACACCAGCGCGTCGCTCGCTCTTTACTGCTGCATGAGCAAGCTCATGCAGGCGGTCATCTTCATCGGCTCGGGCAAGATCAGCTACGGCAAGCTCTCGCAGGCGCTCGACTACGGGGCGCTGACGATGCAGATCGCCGGCGACTTCGACGACGCCATGCAGCGGGTGCGCGAGATCTCGCAGAAGCTCGGCATCTACCTCGTGAACAGCGTCAACCCGTTCCGGCTCGAGGGGCAGAAGACGATCATGCTCCGCGTGCTCGAGAGCCTCGACTGGGAAGTTCCCGACTGGATCGTGGTGCCGGGCGGCAATCTGGGCAACAGCAGCTCGTTCGGCAAGGCGTTCAGTGAGCTCAAGGAGTTGGGCCTCATCGACCGCGTGCCGCGGCTGGCGATCATCAACGCCGCCGGCGCCGACACGCTGTTCGAGCTGCACGAGAACCGCGGCCTCAGGTGGAACGGCGGCAATCCGGACCGCAAGATCGTCGACAGCTACCACGCCGAACTCGACGCCGCCGGCCAGCGGGCCGACACGATCGCCAGCGCGATCGAGATCAACCGCCCGGTGAACCTCGATAAGTGTTTGCGTGCTCTGGAGCAGTGCCACGGCGTGGTGCGTGAGGCGACCGACCAGCAGATCCTCGACGCCAAGAGCCAAGTCGGGGCGAGCGGCCTGGGCTGCGAGCCGGCCAGCGCGGCAAGCGTGGCCGGCGCCAAGATGCTCCGAGAGGAGGGCGTCATCGAGCCGGGCGAGCGGGTTGTCTGCATCCTCACCGGCCACCAGCTCAAGGACCCCACCGCCACGGTGGCCTACCACACCAGCGACCAGGCGGAGTTCAACCGCGTCTTGGGCAGCCGCGGCGTCAACACGGCGGCCTACGCCAACCGCGCGGTGCAGGTCGAGAACGACCTCGACGCGATCGTCCGCGCCATTCAACTCAACAGCTAA
- the dapB gene encoding 4-hydroxy-tetrahydrodipicolinate reductase, translated as MTIRVAIHGAAGRMGQRLVALGAADEAVELVAALDNAGAPNAGCDAGELAGAGTIGVPISADWPEACDAVIDFSVPDATDSLVEECVRRRFPLVYATTGIEAEQLQRIEAAAASIPIVKAASMSTAVNLTMKLAEIAGRTLKDLPSGVDVEILERHHRFKEDSPSGTALAFGKILADAMDKPKAAHGREGRVGARPADEIGYHAIRTGDNPGEHTIVFGMLGETIELRVAATNRDCYAQGAYTAAKWIKGKPPGLYDMQDVLGLK; from the coding sequence ATGACGATCCGGGTGGCCATTCACGGAGCCGCGGGGCGGATGGGGCAGCGGCTCGTGGCGCTCGGCGCCGCCGACGAGGCCGTCGAACTGGTCGCCGCGCTCGACAACGCCGGCGCCCCGAACGCGGGATGCGACGCCGGAGAGCTGGCTGGCGCCGGGACAATCGGCGTGCCGATCTCGGCCGACTGGCCCGAGGCGTGCGACGCGGTAATCGACTTTTCCGTGCCCGACGCCACCGACTCCCTGGTCGAAGAATGCGTGCGGCGGCGCTTTCCGTTGGTCTACGCCACCACGGGCATCGAGGCGGAGCAGCTGCAACGCATCGAGGCCGCCGCCGCGTCGATCCCGATCGTCAAGGCCGCCAGCATGAGCACCGCGGTCAACCTGACGATGAAGCTCGCCGAGATCGCCGGCCGCACGCTCAAGGATTTGCCGAGCGGCGTCGACGTTGAGATCCTCGAGCGGCACCACCGCTTCAAGGAAGACTCGCCCAGCGGCACGGCCCTGGCCTTCGGCAAGATCTTGGCCGACGCGATGGACAAGCCCAAGGCGGCCCACGGCCGCGAGGGCCGAGTCGGCGCCCGCCCGGCGGACGAGATCGGCTACCACGCCATCCGCACCGGCGACAACCCGGGCGAGCACACGATCGTCTTCGGCATGCTCGGTGAAACGATCGAGCTCCGCGTGGCGGCCACCAACCGCGACTGCTACGCCCAAGGCGCCTACACGGCCGCCAAGTGGATTAAGGGCAAGCCGCCCGGACTGTACGACATGCAAGACGTGCTAGGTCTCAAGTAG
- a CDS encoding TraR/DksA family transcriptional regulator has translation MKKADMLAYKERLLALRARLRGDVNALASHALRQSDDDGGDSSSMPIHMAELGSENFEQEFSLSLMETEETTLTAIDTAIERVDQGTFGKCVECEGVVPKTRLNAIPFTPVCVRCAEKLEGI, from the coding sequence ATGAAGAAGGCAGACATGCTGGCCTACAAGGAGCGACTCCTTGCCTTGCGGGCCCGATTGCGAGGCGATGTGAACGCACTCGCCAGCCACGCCCTGCGTCAATCCGATGACGACGGCGGCGATTCCTCCTCGATGCCCATCCACATGGCCGAACTCGGCAGTGAGAATTTCGAGCAGGAGTTCTCGCTCAGCCTGATGGAAACCGAGGAAACCACGCTCACGGCCATCGACACGGCCATCGAGCGGGTGGATCAGGGCACCTTCGGCAAATGCGTCGAGTGCGAGGGCGTTGTGCCTAAGACCCGGCTGAACGCGATCCCGTTCACTCCGGTGTGCGTGCGTTGCGCCGAGAAGCTCGAGGGCATCTGA